One genomic window of Acidobacteriota bacterium includes the following:
- a CDS encoding FAD-dependent oxidoreductase yields the protein MTPRATSADPRIVIVGAGPCGLGAAWRLTELGRGNWTLLEAESAPGGLATSILDPQGFTWDLGGHVLFSHYEYFDRLMDDLLRDGWLDHVREAWVRMRKRFIPYPLQNNIWQLPPDDLIACLDGLVDRATSREPLEPPASFDDWIRQQFGEGLAQVFLVPYNEKVWAYPPTEMSATWVGERVATVDLKRILKNWAEQRQEVSWGPNTRFRFPIHGGTGAIWNALWRRLPSGSALLHTRVAGINLDRREVSTTDGAVLPYDYLISTMPLDLLLRHLPGLGPVATLGDQLVHSATNVVGIGLCGTIPSHLATKCWMYFPEPHVPFYRATVFSNYSPNNVPDARLYWSLMCEVSESPRRPVRQDDLIAAVLAACRGEELMPPDATVASLWQKRLEHGYPTPFIGRDDILDTVDEALRENGIWSRGRFGAWKYEVSNQDHALMQGVEAVNHLLFGSEELTLRHPDVVNGPGR from the coding sequence ATGACCCCGCGAGCGACCAGCGCAGACCCGCGCATTGTGATTGTGGGAGCCGGTCCCTGCGGGCTGGGCGCGGCGTGGCGGCTCACCGAACTGGGTCGTGGCAACTGGACACTGCTCGAAGCCGAATCCGCGCCAGGCGGACTGGCGACGTCCATCCTGGATCCTCAGGGGTTCACGTGGGATCTCGGCGGCCACGTGCTGTTCTCCCACTACGAGTATTTTGATCGCCTGATGGACGATCTGCTCCGCGACGGCTGGCTGGATCACGTTCGGGAAGCCTGGGTGCGGATGCGCAAGCGCTTCATTCCGTATCCTCTCCAGAACAACATCTGGCAACTGCCTCCCGACGATCTGATTGCCTGTCTCGACGGGCTCGTTGACCGGGCCACGAGCCGTGAGCCCCTGGAGCCGCCCGCATCCTTCGACGACTGGATTCGGCAGCAGTTCGGTGAGGGGCTCGCCCAGGTCTTTCTGGTCCCCTACAACGAGAAGGTGTGGGCGTATCCTCCGACGGAGATGAGTGCGACGTGGGTCGGCGAGCGTGTCGCGACCGTGGACCTCAAGCGGATTCTCAAGAATTGGGCTGAGCAGCGCCAGGAAGTCTCGTGGGGGCCCAACACACGGTTTCGGTTTCCCATCCATGGCGGCACTGGGGCCATCTGGAACGCCCTCTGGCGACGACTGCCTTCAGGATCGGCCCTGCTGCACACACGTGTGGCGGGTATCAACCTGGACAGGCGGGAAGTCTCCACGACAGACGGCGCGGTTCTCCCGTATGACTACCTGATCTCGACGATGCCGCTCGACCTGCTCCTCCGACATCTTCCGGGTCTGGGTCCGGTCGCGACGTTGGGGGATCAGTTGGTGCACTCGGCCACGAACGTTGTCGGCATCGGCCTCTGCGGCACCATTCCCAGTCACCTGGCGACGAAGTGCTGGATGTACTTTCCAGAGCCACACGTGCCGTTCTATCGCGCTACCGTCTTCTCGAACTACTCTCCCAACAACGTCCCTGACGCCCGGCTGTACTGGTCGCTGATGTGCGAAGTCAGCGAATCTCCGCGTCGGCCCGTCAGGCAGGACGATTTGATCGCCGCCGTTCTCGCTGCCTGCCGCGGAGAGGAACTCATGCCGCCCGATGCCACGGTCGCGAGCCTCTGGCAGAAGCGGCTTGAGCACGGGTACCCCACGCCGTTCATCGGCCGGGACGACATCCTCGACACCGTTGACGAGGCGTTACGTGAAAATGGAATCTGGAGCCGGGGAAGGTTTGGCGCCTGGAAGTACGAAGTGTCCAACCAGGACCACGCACTCATGCAGGGCGTCGAGGCGGTGAATCACCTGCTATTCGGGTCGGAGGAACTCACGCTGCGCCATCCCGACGTCGTGAACGGACCTGGCCGCTAG
- a CDS encoding glycosyltransferase, with amino-acid sequence MHICHVTAHLPPDQAANSLLPFHLGTWARAAGDSIDYIAHPPRTVDPSGTGATESQLAVHAAALPGSVTWVKARPRSGGIAHAIGLSAIADARRMREMIAPVVAGADIVHVHSNGLLPELAAWIAGRQRKPVVMTLYGTEIWHYQRRWPRPDLFTRAYQSASRVTFYSRGLLDYAVGRGLQRKGLSVIYPPVADQFARPDRAKQQAVRRSLGIAERFVLLNVKRLHPLAGQRYLIEAMPAVLRDAPDTRLVICGTGPLRSELEEQANALGVASRVTFAGLVDNRSVADYYAAADLFVLPSLLEACPTVAVEALASGTPVLSADHPGGVELASLFGSDVLVVPREDPDAIARAIAAFLRHPVRATAGAAAVVAREFSPGIVASRFAAVYQDVLTERR; translated from the coding sequence ATGCACATCTGTCACGTCACGGCTCATCTTCCTCCCGATCAGGCCGCCAACTCCCTGCTGCCTTTCCATCTCGGCACATGGGCCCGCGCAGCCGGGGACAGCATCGACTACATTGCCCATCCGCCTCGCACCGTGGACCCGAGCGGTACCGGAGCGACGGAATCTCAATTGGCGGTGCACGCCGCAGCGCTGCCAGGCAGCGTGACATGGGTGAAGGCGCGGCCACGATCCGGTGGAATCGCCCACGCGATTGGGCTGTCAGCCATCGCGGATGCCCGCCGCATGCGGGAGATGATCGCGCCGGTGGTAGCCGGTGCGGATATCGTGCACGTCCACAGCAATGGCCTGCTGCCGGAACTGGCAGCCTGGATCGCCGGGCGGCAGCGGAAGCCCGTCGTGATGACGCTCTATGGGACCGAGATCTGGCACTACCAACGCCGGTGGCCGCGTCCCGACTTGTTCACGCGCGCGTATCAGTCGGCGTCTCGCGTGACATTCTACAGCCGCGGGTTGCTGGACTACGCGGTGGGACGAGGACTCCAGCGAAAAGGGCTGAGTGTGATCTATCCGCCGGTGGCGGATCAGTTCGCCCGGCCTGACAGGGCGAAGCAACAGGCGGTCAGACGATCGCTGGGGATTGCCGAGCGGTTCGTCCTGTTGAACGTCAAACGCCTGCACCCGCTCGCGGGACAGCGGTACCTGATCGAGGCCATGCCGGCCGTGCTTCGGGACGCGCCCGACACAAGGCTCGTGATCTGCGGCACAGGCCCGCTCCGGAGCGAACTCGAGGAGCAGGCGAACGCGTTGGGCGTCGCCAGCCGCGTCACCTTTGCGGGACTGGTCGACAACCGATCGGTAGCGGACTATTACGCTGCAGCGGATCTGTTCGTCTTGCCATCGCTGCTCGAAGCGTGCCCGACCGTGGCGGTCGAAGCGCTCGCAAGCGGCACGCCCGTGCTGTCTGCCGATCATCCCGGAGGGGTTGAGCTGGCGAGTCTTTTCGGATCCGATGTGCTGGTCGTGCCTCGCGAGGATCCGGACGCCATCGCTCGTGCCATCGCTGCGTTTCTGCGCCACCCTGTCCGTGCCACCGCGGGAGCGGCGGCGGTCGTCGCGCGCGAGTTC
- a CDS encoding glycosyltransferase family 39 protein, with translation MKATTFRNGRTGDWVLPGVAMAVYVGVGVWLLRFVFLSDFFQMIWIADAQRAWVPTAFANGFLGMGYPLTLNAVTQVTGNILTSGKLIQAASGAAILAMLPALTRGAFGDAAGSRLAQGLLAIDAVFFFAATGETPDLFATAFMVAGLLVATRYVRRPSVGAAIGVGVCLGLGYLVRYHSLLLLPLVMAVMFGLAPERRSTIWWVLGGFVLAAAPQLVASGVVQGNPLYNLHIKSVSMGYYGVGSDFVEKTRSYTLVRVLTENPAAVIKQYSIFVIRYFTEIGGAMLLLAGAILAKRREARGWAVLALPAIALTFLLAAKFYTDRAILFQLVMWYVVVGRVLVQLAAPSESRYSKAIVVALALALSASSLVDAGRTWGRMTRLKVRNDEITAVLRSHRIERSRQVFTTHLSYYLADDPAGGAFYPHDTWLLYDENYAKAFPHSYLTDLASLDRFVQEHHVRFLLLGPLTAELSPTIDTAQRAGDLGPGYTLLRRWPDLVLFERTQAARDDQ, from the coding sequence ATGAAAGCGACGACCTTTCGGAACGGTCGCACCGGAGATTGGGTGCTGCCCGGCGTGGCGATGGCCGTGTATGTCGGCGTCGGCGTGTGGCTGCTCCGCTTCGTGTTTCTGTCGGACTTCTTCCAGATGATCTGGATCGCGGACGCCCAGCGAGCCTGGGTCCCGACCGCGTTCGCCAACGGTTTCCTCGGCATGGGTTATCCGTTGACGTTGAACGCCGTCACCCAGGTGACCGGCAACATTCTGACGTCCGGAAAACTCATCCAGGCCGCGTCCGGCGCGGCGATTCTCGCGATGCTGCCCGCGCTCACCAGGGGCGCTTTCGGGGATGCGGCCGGCAGCCGCCTCGCGCAGGGGCTGCTCGCCATCGATGCTGTATTCTTCTTTGCCGCGACCGGCGAGACGCCAGACCTGTTTGCGACGGCCTTCATGGTGGCGGGGCTGCTCGTGGCAACCCGGTACGTGCGGCGGCCCTCCGTCGGCGCCGCGATCGGCGTCGGGGTCTGCCTGGGTCTCGGCTACCTCGTGCGGTACCACAGCCTGCTGCTGCTGCCGCTTGTGATGGCCGTGATGTTCGGCCTCGCACCCGAAAGGCGATCGACGATCTGGTGGGTGCTCGGAGGATTTGTCCTCGCCGCCGCCCCGCAATTGGTAGCGAGCGGCGTTGTGCAGGGCAACCCGCTCTACAACCTGCACATCAAAAGCGTGTCGATGGGCTACTACGGAGTCGGTTCCGACTTCGTCGAGAAGACACGGTCCTACACGCTGGTGAGAGTCCTGACCGAGAATCCCGCTGCGGTCATCAAGCAGTACTCCATCTTCGTGATCCGCTACTTCACCGAGATTGGCGGCGCGATGCTGTTGCTCGCCGGCGCGATTCTCGCGAAGCGGCGTGAGGCTCGAGGCTGGGCCGTGCTCGCCCTGCCGGCGATCGCCCTGACGTTCCTGCTCGCGGCCAAGTTCTACACGGACAGGGCCATTCTGTTCCAACTGGTGATGTGGTACGTCGTGGTGGGCAGGGTTCTGGTACAGCTGGCCGCGCCATCGGAATCCCGGTACTCGAAGGCGATTGTCGTGGCGCTGGCACTGGCCCTGTCTGCCTCGTCGCTGGTCGACGCCGGGCGCACGTGGGGTCGCATGACGCGTCTGAAGGTGAGGAATGACGAAATCACAGCCGTCCTGCGCAGCCACCGGATTGAACGGTCACGTCAGGTGTTCACGACCCACTTGTCCTATTACCTGGCAGATGATCCCGCCGGCGGAGCCTTCTATCCGCACGACACGTGGCTGCTCTACGATGAGAACTACGCAAAGGCGTTTCCGCACAGCTATCTGACCGACCTGGCATCGCTCGACCGGTTCGTCCAGGAGCACCACGTGCGGTTTCTGCTGCTGGGTCCCTTGACGGCGGAATTGTCGCCGACGATTGATACTGCGCAGCGGGCTGGTGACCTGGGGCCTGGGTATACGCTCCTGCGGCGGTGGCCCGATCTCGTCTTGTTCGAGCGGACGCAGGCGGCGCGTGACGACCAGTGA
- a CDS encoding glycosyltransferase family 2 protein, with translation MGTKGGPRLDLVVVMPVYNEEACISGVIDAWLDVLDRLGARTQLRVINDGSTDGTRAALDACQTDARVCVVHKSNSGHGQTILSGYRAALSAADWVFQVDSDGELGAGDLETFWRARERWDGVFGIRVNRAQSAGRAVVSSVSRAIVRVCFGATVADVNVPYRLMRTSVLADFLDRIPSTSFAPNVMISGEYARRKLRVLNLPVVHQPRQTGTSSIASWRLYRKAARAAIETLRYRFTQDAASPTGKDPRR, from the coding sequence ATGGGAACTAAGGGCGGACCGCGGCTCGACCTGGTCGTCGTGATGCCCGTCTACAACGAAGAGGCCTGCATCTCCGGCGTCATCGATGCCTGGCTCGATGTCCTCGATAGACTTGGGGCGCGCACCCAACTGCGGGTGATCAACGACGGGTCGACCGATGGCACACGCGCCGCGCTCGACGCCTGCCAGACCGATGCCCGCGTCTGCGTTGTGCACAAGTCGAACAGCGGCCATGGTCAGACGATTCTCTCGGGGTACCGGGCGGCGCTGTCGGCGGCGGACTGGGTGTTCCAGGTCGACAGCGACGGCGAATTGGGTGCCGGCGATCTGGAGACGTTCTGGCGCGCACGCGAGCGGTGGGACGGCGTCTTCGGCATCCGGGTGAACCGGGCCCAGTCGGCAGGCCGAGCCGTCGTCAGTTCGGTGTCCAGGGCTATCGTCCGGGTGTGCTTTGGTGCGACGGTGGCTGATGTAAACGTGCCCTATCGCCTGATGCGGACGTCCGTGCTCGCAGATTTTCTCGACCGGATTCCATCCACCTCCTTCGCGCCGAATGTCATGATCTCCGGGGAGTACGCGCGGCGGAAACTGCGGGTGCTGAATCTCCCCGTGGTGCATCAGCCTCGGCAGACCGGGACCTCGTCCATCGCGAGCTGGCGTCTGTATCGAAAGGCCGCCCGGGCCGCGATCGAGACCCTTCGGTATCGATTCACCCAGGACGCGGCATCACCAACCGGGAAGGACCCGCGCCGATGA
- a CDS encoding OmpH family outer membrane protein, protein MNKHFVFGLAAVGLTLSIAGATAQGPARPGAASPASIGKIAPARIAVVDLAAVVRAVSGAAGESIDSLRAKRMAELDRQRIDVHALEMKITEGSGTMTAQARQDLLQEIRRKRDALQEAELRAVGEISTRTRFTEDSIRAHIKSMAAALGYQLVLERGAAGVIFSAPSIDITADVVKSLQSKPAK, encoded by the coding sequence GTGAACAAGCACTTCGTGTTTGGACTTGCCGCGGTCGGGCTTACGCTATCGATCGCAGGTGCGACGGCACAGGGCCCCGCCCGTCCAGGCGCCGCCAGTCCCGCCTCAATCGGCAAAATCGCCCCGGCCCGGATTGCTGTCGTCGATCTGGCGGCCGTCGTGCGGGCGGTGTCAGGAGCTGCAGGGGAGTCCATCGATAGCCTGCGCGCGAAGCGCATGGCGGAGCTCGACCGGCAGAGAATTGACGTCCACGCCCTCGAAATGAAGATCACCGAGGGCAGCGGTACGATGACGGCGCAGGCGCGTCAGGACTTGCTGCAGGAGATTCGGCGCAAGCGCGATGCCCTTCAGGAGGCGGAACTGCGCGCGGTGGGCGAGATCTCCACCCGAACCCGTTTTACGGAAGACAGCATTCGGGCGCACATCAAGTCGATGGCGGCAGCGCTCGGCTATCAGCTCGTGCTTGAACGCGGCGCCGCTGGGGTAATCTTCAGCGCGCCATCGATCGATATCACCGCCGACGTGGTGAAGTCTCTGCAATCGAAGCCGGCCAAATAG